Within the Thunnus thynnus chromosome 23, fThuThy2.1, whole genome shotgun sequence genome, the region TATGTGATTATCAGATTATCCTTTACTCTCAAATATTGATAACTGTATCAATTAGTCTGGCTGTAATTGTCACTTTTGTTACAGGATGTCCTGATATTAACTCTATATGTGATAGTTTTCATGCTTATTGTTAACGAGGCCACTGATTAACTTCAACACTACGCTACTCGTTAATTCACTGAGCCTTAACTGTTAAAGTAGCATGAAGTTTAGTTTACATTATAAGTTATTTACATTTTGCTCAAGTTTATAAGAGCAGTTATACAGCAGACTGGAACTGTGTTCAAGGTGTCCTGATATTGTACATGAGTGGTAGGAAAATGGTGGTCcgtgggccaaatctggccctccagCAAAAAACATTTGGCCCCTGAAGAAAGTAGATCAGCAGCAAATCTACTTTTACATCTTTGGTCTGGTAGCacagaggaaacattttcatatatgaGGTATTTTTGCCAAATTAGTCTGTTGTTCCTCACTaatgacaaacatttgctgttaTACTAAATATTGGTTGAATCTAACTACATTATTTCAGAGGACACCTGCCAAACCGTGAAATGTAGATGTTCTGACTTCTGCTGCAAACTTCCAGCTAACAGCAGGTTTAACATATAATACAACGTATTGGCTGGATCATTGTGTGATGTGCTCACAGGCAGGATCTCGAAGGTCTGCAGGGCTCCTGTGTTCAGAGTGATGGTTTCACTGTCGCTGGCTGCTGCTGAAGAATCTGAAGCTTACGAAGAGAAAACCAGAATCAGGATCAAGTCTAGTCTATGTTGAGTTAAAGCAAACAGACGGCACAGTGTGTCTCACCCAGGTGTGTGATCTGCAGCGGGATCTGTACGGGAATCTGCAGCGCCGCCACGGAGCTGGGGGCGGGGCTGCCGCCGCCGCTCTCCTCCAACCGGGTGAGTCGGATCTGCAGCGAGGACGAGGAGGGACTTCCTGGTCCGGCTGCCGTCTGCGAGGACGCCATCACCTCGTGGAGAGCCTTCAGGAGGACTGAACATTGACACACAGTTGacaacttgtttttgtttccacagCAGACTGGatcctcgtgtgtgtgtgtgtgtgtgtgtgtgtgtgtgtgtgtttaccgcCGAAGGGGATCTCCTTGTGATTGGCTACTTGTCTCTTGATGCTCCACCACTTGGATCGCAGCCACTGGGGCGATCGGACGCTGCTCCACCCGCCTGCAAGATCCTCCCACTTGATTTCATTCTCATCCTCCACCTGCAGCTCCAAAAtcctaaaaacacacagtcgTTCATGTAGCTTATAGAGTGGAATCAtaacacacgcacgcacgcacgcacgcacgcacgcacgcacacacactccgTACCTGCGTGTGAGGTTCAGGTCGTCCTCCTTCGTCCACTCCGTCCCTCCGCTGTGTTTCCAGTTCAGGTAGTTCAGCCATTTCGACCGACACTGTTTCTCTGAGCGCGTGCGAACCTGGTCGGCGACCGACGCCCAGGAGACGCCGCCCGTGACCGCAGAGCCTGGCGTCACGCCCGCCATCTCGTACACCACCTCAGCCAGCCgtctctcctcttcctcgctCCACTTACCTGATAGAAagaaacacacgcacacaaaaacaagtgaattatatgtgaaaaacaaacaaacatacaaggATTCAATTAAAAGTCAATGAGTTTACAACATTCAGTATctataaatatatagaaataaaatcattttgtgctgaaaccagaaaacaataaaaagaaagaacaagaaaattACAAACATGCAGAGATTTTCCCTAAAATTTTACTACTGTTACAGTCTGTCAGTTTTTCTAACAGCTTTTAAGAACATgaggaagtgaaactcagaggttaaactgtaaaatccaCCTGTATACTTTCTATATGTGCTTATCATGTCATTAAGATCCCAAAAAATCCAAATACTACTTAAAGTAATACTTGGATGAAATCTGGTCATATTATCTCTTTTATAActtcatattacagctaaacagtctGAGTTtatgataatttattaatttgttttgttttacaatccacaaatggaatattttgatttcagttAAAGGAACAGTCTGATATTTTAGGgaatatgcatgtgtgtcttcATGAGTGCTGATATAGAGCGCTGGGACTTTTAACTATTACATGTATCACTCCGCTTTACAGGTGTTATAATAACTGTTAAATACATTAACAGTCGTTACTGAGCTTAGATTGTAACAAACTCCGACAGACAGCTTCTGTTTTAACCGTCGTTCCCCTGAGAGTAAAGCAGCTGTCACAGATGTTACCCAGGATGTGCATCACAATCACACGTCAACCAAAGCGACTGTCAACAGACTCTCAGTTCACTGGATGCACAATCAATGGAAACATACAGATTAATGTACATGATGTAAAGTAACTGGCCTGCAGTAAAGTGTAGACAAAGTAGTGACTGTGcaggaaaatgttgaaaatactccacaaaaagtaaaagtcctgcatgaaaaatcctcctacagtaaaagtacataagtattatgagcttgatgtagttaaagtattgcagtaaaagtacataagtattatgaccttgatgtagttaaagtattgcagtaaaagtacataagtattatgagcttgatgtagttaaagtattgcagtaaaagtacataagtattatgagcttgatgtagttaaagtattgcagtaaaagtagtggtttggttcctctgactgatatattattatatatgacatcattagattattaatagtgaagcatcagtgttagagcagcatattactgttgtagctgctggaggtggagctagtttacactactttatatacagttagctagtttagtccagtggttcccaacctaggggtcgggcccctccaaagggtcagcagatgaatctgaggggtggtgagatgattaatgggagaggaaagaagaaaaaacaaagttctgatacacaaatctgttttcagtttttggattttttctctaatctttgatttttgctgaaatattggatcatttgaacatttattgaaatgaaagcatgtgagaagtttagagggaaaaatcactatttggtggagctgttaacaactcatagacatgtgaaatgtgaccccgactacacactgctttttgtaagacgtcaaaagacaaaaaggttggaaaccactggtttcatctttaacaatgtgttgtattttaaaagcttgttatattatccattgtgtcaataaatgtagtgaagtggaagtataaagtagcatcacatggaaatactcaagttaagtacaagtacctcaaaattatacttaagtacagtacttgagtacttAGTTACTTCACTGCTCATCAGTTTCCTCTACAGATTGGTCCAGGATGTGTGTTCCCAAACTTTCAGACTGTTCATTAAGGATTCGTACCTGTGTTGCACGTGTCCTTCATCAGTCGGCAGCGGTCTTTAACAGACGAGGCGCTGCGACCCAGAGCTGCTCCGATAGTTGCCCAGTCGTTGCCGTGTTTCTCTCTCAGCCTGAACACACATCagaaataaactgataaatattAAAAGCATGACTGAAGGTTACCTTTTTTGCATTAAAGACACATTGAAGTTTTACTCACGTTTTTAGTTTCTCTATCTCGTCTGGAGTGTACCTGAAGAAAAACGAGAGAACAATGGATTCTGTTACCATTAGACAACACAGACGTGTCTCcccctcttcatctcctcctcatcatcatcatcatctcctcctgCACTCACTTGCCGACGTGGTTTCGGTTGTCGTACATACGTAGAACTCGTCTGTAGACGGCGAACAGCGGCCTGTTTAACCCCCACGCCACTGAGCGGTAAAaatccttcctctcctctttagACATCTCAAAAATGATCTCTGCTGGGTCCTCGATGCCTCtgccctgacacacacacacacacacacacacacacacacacacacacacgcacacacgtcAGGTTTACATCCACATGTAGCACAAACAAACTCTCTCCCCCCACATATAAGACAGTCAGACTCCATCACCTCATTTAAGTCCCACCTCAAAGCTCACCTGTTCAAACTGGCATACTCTCTATAACTGGACACTGTGCACATCACctgtttttatgctgatgttttgttttaattgatgttttttttaattcttttatgcttttatttcttgtaAGGTGACCTTGGGTGACTTGAAAGGCGCctccaaataaaatgtattattattattattaaatattaaccaaatttttcacaaaaactgcaaaagaaaatgcGAATTAACATCCAAtactgttgtgtgaatattaggagtCATTAAAAGATCAAACGATGGAAAAACGTGACGGAAATACgagatttctgtttgtttcatgtattaatttgagaaactcctcatcgctccacacaaatcttttacaacttttactttctaatttctgacatttgtttgattttacatggaaaatgaaaatatgcataaaaacagttaatatgtgtaagtgtgtgaggGTAACAGTGATGCTTCCTCTCAGCAACACTCTCCTGAAAaaacaaaggttaaaaaaaaagaaagagagtgaaaagtaaaaaccaagatggtgaaaaaaactaaaacaatcagACACTTACCTTCACATATCGATCGATGTTGCTCATGAGAATATCGATCTCCTCTTTAGACCACATTCCCTGCTTCCACTTATGACCTAAAGaggaagaaatgtttttttttaaagagatgaTTAAACTCTGCagagtgtttctgtttctctgatcTGCCTGTTAACATCTTCatcagctgttgtttttgtcttttctgttgaaatctttcatttatcTTCTTACTTTTTCCTCCTGTATCGCTCCGTCTCTCCGTGCTGCAGGAATGCGTTTCAGCAGAACTACTTTTTTTTCGAAGTTTAAGTATTGAACATCACTAAATTTCAAATGCTTTCTGTTACAGATTTTGTAGATAACTCACGTAATTAAGGTTACAGCTGACCAAACCTGCACGAACATGTGGAGAAAACTAACACAGAGCAACGTTTTTACAACACTAAACTGTCACTAGATACACGGGAAAGATGATCTGTAACATCTCTGTCAGAGTTTAATTAGACACTTTTTAcctttgagatgtttttttttctacttcagtAAAACTTCAGCAAAGTTTTTGCTTAAACAGGCTGTTTTTGCGTATCTGTTTTCCAAGTTACAGGAACGTTTATTTAAAGTATCGActcatttttcaacattattttcattgagAAGGATGTGTGAATGGAGTCAGTGTATGTAGTTGATGGTTTGGGACACACACAGGCTACGTTAACTACGTATGTAGCGTTACTGATTGTTCATTAAAGTGGGACATGTGGTAAAGTTTTGAAAATGCGAGGATGAGTGTCACATACAAAGCGTCACCTCTAGTTGACAGTTGCTTTAttctaaatactgaaaatgttctTTATGCTTTCATGACATCGTGGCAAAGAGGAAACTCATGCTGATActaatatatctatatatatataatatatctgaTCTATACTCTGCTGATAACATCGGCCATGTTGATGTAATGATCAGGACCTAGTGTGAGTATATAGTGTGTGAGTTTGTACCCTTGTTAGCCAGCGTATCTTTGTCTTCTTTAGTCGTAAACCAGGCCTGACTGACAGGTGAAACCTCTGTCTTCTCACCGGGGGAGAgcgactcctcctcctcctgcaggatctacacacacacacacacacacacacacacacacacacacacacacacacacacacacacacacacacacacacacacacacacacacacaagaggtacttttcagaataaaatgttttctagTAATGTGAAGTAGCCCTTTAGTCTTTATAGACCAAATCACTGTGCGTCTcgctaacaacaacaacaacagtcacttcCAGGTAAACAGCTGGCAGTTGATTTGAATTGCGGAGAAATCAGCAAacttctttatttctgttgtcgttttcagccgtaactgtaacatttattagatatatagttaaacacgACGGTCTGACCTATCTGACGTTTCTGCTGTTTATATTATGTACTGCGTCGCTTTGCTTACGTCTTTGACATCTCACCGCCGGTCGGACTAACTGGTTGCTGCCTTTGTCGTAGCAGGAAACTGCCTCATCACTGATTTACTCATTTATacttacttttaattacttttactacttcACGCTTATACTTACTTAAACTTAcctttaattacttttactacttcACGCTTATACTTACTTAaacttacttttaattacttttactacttcACGCTTATACTTACTTAaacttacttttaattacttttactacttcACGCTTATACTTACTTAaacttacttttaattacttttactacttcACGCTTATACTTACTTAaacttacttttaattacttttactacttcATGCTTATACTTACTTAaacttacttttaattacttttactacttcACGCTTATACTTACTTAaacttacttttaattacttttactacttcACGCTTATACTTACTTATgcttacttttaattacttttactacttcAAGCTTATACTGACTTAaacttacttttaattacttttactacttcATGCTTATACTTACTTAaacttacttttaattacttttactacttcACGCTTATACTTACTTATgcttacttttaattacttttactacttcACGCTTATACTTACTTAaacttacttttaattacttttactacttcACGCTTATACTTACTTAaacttacttttaattacttttactacttcATGCTTATACTTACTTAaacttacttttaattacttttactacttcACGCTTATACTTACTTATgcttacttttaattacttttactacttcACGCTTATACTTACTTAaacttacttttaattacttttactacttcATGCTTATacttacttttaattacttttactacttcATGCTTATACTTACTTATGCTTACTTAAAAAGCCTAAACTTCTTTGTTTACTTgcttaaactgacatttatttctGCGCCGCACAATTAAAGAGTTATTATAAACAAACATTGTGACTGGTTCTGTATAAAGTTGCATTTGTTTGTGACAAGTTTATCTTGTTATGCTGTATTTCACTTCTTCAggatatgttttgttgttgtttttttttattacaagaatttttctttttgagtttTCAGTTACAGATAATGAATTTTATCTCATCTATTATGTATCGGGTCCTATCATTAATTGTGTAGTGTATATAATGTCAGCTCGAAGTAACTATTTTGGTGTCTATATGTTCTTTGCTCTTTGTCATGTTGACCACCAGGAGAGTCGAAATGTTGCTTTATTCAGTGACATTACGTTTTTTGGGAggtaaaatcaaaatgaaagtgtacagacaaagacagaggtagaaaaagaagaagaagaagaagaaggagaagaaggaaaaaactgTACCTGAATCTGAGCAACACCCTCCTCAGAAAGATCTCCATCTGCTGTGGCCGTCATCGTCACCTCGAAGCTCTCATCGTTCTCCGACActgagaagacagagagagagaagaaacagttACAGTTAGagtatgttgtgtttatttaccCATTAAACTTAAGAAACTGATAAGTGGCTCCAGCCCTAAAAGTAAATATCTTCAGATCTATTAAACTGAATTTAGACTATAAAACATGATGtttagttgttttatttatgaattaGAGATTAGACAACACAATTTGAGAAAACTAACACTCAAAACTAATTATAATCACCGATATGTATGCATaaacttattattttattactaaaaTTAAGTCTGGTACACATCTACAAAtacaatttacattttacagtttcatttagcagatgcttttatccaaagcaacgtacatctgagagctgaaacaacacaagcaaggatctagtcaggagagaacaatgCGAGTAaatgccataaagctaagtccAAATCCAGTAGGACGTAGGTGCCGACAGGCGGTGCACAGAGACAATACATAGAATGCACAGAAgctttgattttttgtttgtttgttttcttcagtccatcaagtgcagaggtgtttgcgaaagagctgggtcttaAGTCTTTTCTCTTAGATTGAGAGAGACTCTGCAGATccaacagagtttggtaactcgttccaccaccagggatctacagaagagaagagtctgaCTTgcgacttagggccctgttgtgctGGTAGTACCAGGTGCCTTTCATTGGTAGAGCGTAGTGAgcgggagggagtgtagacctgaatgagggagttcaggtggATGGGAGGTGTTTTAGTTGTTCTGGATCACctgcagaggtttgaacgtacatgcagggaggcctgccagtaaaGAGTTGTAGTAGTCGATGTGTGATATTATGAGAGtctgtaccaggagttgtgctgcatgctcagacaggtagggtctgatcttcctgatgttgtacagggcaaGACCGAGCAATTAAGGccacgtgaaccttaaaggttagttggtcatcgatcatgacacccaagtttcAGGAAGACTTTGTGGGAATGAGTTGGGCTGATTcgagctggatgctgatgtttttgttgtatagagggactagctgggatgacaaggagctcagTCTTTAGGGGGTTAAGTTGAAGGTTGCGTTCTTTCATGCATGCCGATATATCGGCAAGGCATGACGAGATCCAAGCCGAGACTGTGTGGTCTTCTGGTGGGAACGATAGGAagagctgggtatcatcagcatagcagtggTATGAGGAACCATGGGACCGGATTATTGCACCAAGTGAGGTGGTGAATAATGAGAAGAAGAACATCTGTAGTGTTAATTTTACTTATATCAATAATTTGTCTAGTCATCACTTCTTAAAAGAGCTGTCTGAGGGTTACTCAACTTACTAACTTGGTTTGAAAATTGGTTTACTTAAATCaatatataatcaatattttttctaataACACTGCATGATCTGTCAGTTTGTAATATGTTGGTCGTGgttcgtagtgatgaacctacagagaattatcagcgactgatgctttacggagctttatagggagtttcagctcattgtttatctgtccggctgcaactttactgttttggttcactctcagcgctctcatagcgtcgtttttagccacagcaggcagctgttttcagagaaaaagctctaaaaagccactgtacactacctgctcagcaccaaacagcaaacagacacagttagctgtagactagctggtgaacatagtggagcatttagctgctaaagagccagatatttccctcaggagttggtagagagcaaaaacagagctaaaagagagtgaatattggacttacattcaccaggtggacagaaacacgactccaaatgaatgataatgttgctccgtaactgctggatgtggaaataagcaactgtttgctaacaagttcaacatatcaacttaaaagctgatgatatgtcagttttgtgtttctgctgcccccaagtggccaaaaaaaaaaatcagtcagcaGGTTTAAGGTTGAGGTGGACATTATGTTAGTGAGGCTTCTTACAAGTATACAAgtacaaaatgtgtgtgtcttactTGGTAAGGTGACCACAGAGAACTGTGGTGTTTCTGAGTCTTCTTGTTCGTCCGTGGAGAGACGTAGTTTCTTCTGAAGGGGCTCAGAGTCctcatctacacacacacaagttgttAATACATActtatgtttgtttacataaaatactggagaaaaactggcttaaaaaagtaaaaaaaatgtctgtaacaGCAACAGGAGTGTAAAAAGGATAAATTAGGCAGgaaaagagacacagaaaggtgtgtgtgtgtgtgtgtgtgtgtgtgtgtgtgtgtgtgttaacccACCGTTGGGAGGACAGTGCAGTATGATGCTTCCATCGCTGTCCTGAGTGAGCGTGACGGAGTTGACGGTTTCCAGCGCCGCAGTGTCCTCGTCCTCTGCTGCCGAGCTCATCGTTCACCTGGAAATAAATACAACGGATGAACTGCTGGGTCTCATTTCACAGCCACGGGTCTGTGCACTAACAGGAAGGGAAGAACATTAATGTGTCTCCACTCGTTCAATGAACACACGGTCAATGAGAGGAAAAGCAGAACTGGCAGAAACAAACATCTGATACACTTGAATTACAGAATGTCAGCAAAAGTCATGATACTGTTTATGTAGTTggaaaatcaaattaaaatatacataattctgtggaaaaatagtttaaaaaagattatttacagcttaaaatatttactgtaagtgttgaataaatatttattgaaactATTTTATACATTCTGATGATTTTGACCACTATGATAATTTAACAGCATGAGCAGACATACAATATAACACTAAACAGACTAAACATGACAGACGTTCTCTTTTCCATTTATTCCATATAATAACTTGTAAATActtcatgtttcatttaaatgatcCACTTCACAGTTCATGTCAAAAATATTCCCTTTAACTCTTAGCAGA harbors:
- the dmtf1 gene encoding cyclin-D-binding Myb-like transcription factor 1 isoform X1: MSSAAEDEDTAALETVNSVTLTQDSDGSIILHCPPNDEDSEPLQKKLRLSTDEQEDSETPQFSVVTLPMSENDESFEVTMTATADGDLSEEGVAQIQILQEEEESLSPGEKTEVSPVSQAWFTTKEDKDTLANKGHKWKQGMWSKEEIDILMSNIDRYVKGRGIEDPAEIIFEMSKEERKDFYRSVAWGLNRPLFAVYRRVLRMYDNRNHVGKYTPDEIEKLKTLREKHGNDWATIGAALGRSASSVKDRCRLMKDTCNTGKWSEEEERRLAEVVYEMAGVTPGSAVTGGVSWASVADQVRTRSEKQCRSKWLNYLNWKHSGGTEWTKEDDLNLTRRILELQVEDENEIKWEDLAGGWSSVRSPQWLRSKWWSIKRQVANHKEIPFGVLLKALHEVMASSQTAAGPGSPSSSSLQIRLTRLEESGGGSPAPSSVAALQIPVQIPLQITHLASDSSAAASDSETITLNTGALQTFEILPSFHLQPTGTPGTYYLQTTSNQSLPLSLSTSQGLPLSLANNSTVTLTTGSSPSSHEHIILHSLSTDGLCSSDGVIIQTVTSDPASSDPLSQSQLVAETEGRSQDDHLDATSLLEGSESVVTETQESMADGFTDKELSSPSVEGSVVHSGITSGSAVLIVSPPNISSTLTDPILENQEGSD
- the dmtf1 gene encoding cyclin-D-binding Myb-like transcription factor 1 isoform X2 encodes the protein MSSAAEDEDTAALETVNSVTLTQDSDGSIILHCPPNDEDSEPLQKKLRLSTDEQEDSETPQFSVVTLPMSENDESFEVTMTATADGDLSEEGVAQIQILQEEEESLSPGEKTEVSPVSQAWFTTKEDKDTLANKGHKWKQGMWSKEEIDILMSNIDRYVKGRGIEDPAEIIFEMSKEERKDFYRSVAWGLNRPLFAVYRRVLRMYDNRNHVGKYTPDEIEKLKTLREKHGNDWATIGAALGRSASSVKDRCRLMKDTCNTGKWSEEEERRLAEVVYEMAGVTPGSAVTGGVSWASVADQVRTRSEKQCRSKWLNYLNWKHSGGTEWTKEDDLNLTRRILELQVEDENEIKWEDLAGGWSSVRSPQWLRSKWWSIKRQVANHKEIPFGVLLKALHEVMASSQTAAGPGSPSSSSLQIRLTRLEESGGGSPAPSSVAALQIPVQIPLQITHLDSSAAASDSETITLNTGALQTFEILPSFHLQPTGTPGTYYLQTTSNQSLPLSLSTSQGLPLSLANNSTVTLTTGSSPSSHEHIILHSLSTDGLCSSDGVIIQTVTSDPASSDPLSQSQLVAETEGRSQDDHLDATSLLEGSESVVTETQESMADGFTDKELSSPSVEGSVVHSGITSGSAVLIVSPPNISSTLTDPILENQEGSD